In Brachionichthys hirsutus isolate HB-005 chromosome 5, CSIRO-AGI_Bhir_v1, whole genome shotgun sequence, a single genomic region encodes these proteins:
- the alkbh3 gene encoding alpha-ketoglutarate-dependent dioxygenase alkB homolog 3 isoform X2 has translation MSDKRQRARVQGSWAKQLPRRTATQDVAPPAASWGGGPQQTHQTFEFQQPSKPIRAVPPEKVIEQAGDYDISHGPSGVSSLRLQPGFLAPEEADWIFSKLLSELPWSQKTNYRPGQTYDEPRLTCWYGALPYTYSHSTMAANTQWHPLLASVRQAVEQASGRTFNSLLCNLYRDGHDGIGWHSDDEASLGVKPVIASLSLGDTRVFSLRKQPPPEESGDYTYVERVRVALSHGTLLLMSGATQDDWQHQVAKEYHDRGPRINLTFRTIHAEPEGHRPGTKLRFTAK, from the exons ATGTCGGATAAGCGTCAGCGCGCACGAGTCCAGGGTTCCTGGGCCAAACAGCTGCCAAGACGAACAG CAACCCAAGAtgttgctcctcctgcagcatcttGGGGAGGAGGGCCACAGCAAACACATCAGACATTTGAGTTTCAACAACCTTCAAAG CCCATTAGAGCCGTTCCTCCAGAGAAGGTGATCGA ACAGGCAGGTGATTACGACATCAGTCATGGACCTTCAGGAGTGTCCAG TCTGCGGCTGCAGCCTGGGTTCCTTGCTCCAGAAGAGGCTGACTGGATATTCAGTAAACTGTTATCAGAGCTTCCGTGGTCCCAGAAGACCAACTACAGACCGG GTCAGACATACGATGAGCCCAGACTGACCTGCTGGTACGGAGCGCTGCCCTACACCTACTCCCACTCCACCATGGCTGCAAACACGCAG TGGCATCCTCTGCTGGCCTCCGTTCGCCAGGCGGTGGAGCAGGCGAGCGGCCGCACCTTCAACTCGCTGCTCTGCAACTTGTACCGGGACGGACACGACGGCATCGGCTGGCACAGCGACGACGAGGCCTCCTTGGGCGTCAAGCCCGTCATCGCTTCTCTCAGTCTGGGGGACACCAGAGTGTTCAGCCTCCGCAAGCAGCCTCCACCG GAGGAGAGTGGTGATTACACCTATGTGGAGAGGGTCCGGGTTGCTCTGAGTCACGGGACGCTTCTGCTGATGTCAGGAGCCACTCAGGATGATTGGCAG CATCAGGTGGCGAAGGAGTACCATGATCGAGGCCCACGCATCAACTTGACCTTCAGAACCATCCACGCCGAGCCAGAGGGCCACAGACCGGGGACAAAGCTGCGATTCACGGCCAAGTAA
- the alkbh3 gene encoding alpha-ketoglutarate-dependent dioxygenase alkB homolog 3 isoform X1: protein MSDKRQRARVQGSWAKQLPRRTVPNIQATQDVAPPAASWGGGPQQTHQTFEFQQPSKPIRAVPPEKVIEQAGDYDISHGPSGVSSLRLQPGFLAPEEADWIFSKLLSELPWSQKTNYRPGQTYDEPRLTCWYGALPYTYSHSTMAANTQWHPLLASVRQAVEQASGRTFNSLLCNLYRDGHDGIGWHSDDEASLGVKPVIASLSLGDTRVFSLRKQPPPEESGDYTYVERVRVALSHGTLLLMSGATQDDWQHQVAKEYHDRGPRINLTFRTIHAEPEGHRPGTKLRFTAK, encoded by the exons ATGTCGGATAAGCGTCAGCGCGCACGAGTCCAGGGTTCCTGGGCCAAACAGCTGCCAAGACGAACAG TCCCAAACATCCAAGCAACCCAAGAtgttgctcctcctgcagcatcttGGGGAGGAGGGCCACAGCAAACACATCAGACATTTGAGTTTCAACAACCTTCAAAG CCCATTAGAGCCGTTCCTCCAGAGAAGGTGATCGA ACAGGCAGGTGATTACGACATCAGTCATGGACCTTCAGGAGTGTCCAG TCTGCGGCTGCAGCCTGGGTTCCTTGCTCCAGAAGAGGCTGACTGGATATTCAGTAAACTGTTATCAGAGCTTCCGTGGTCCCAGAAGACCAACTACAGACCGG GTCAGACATACGATGAGCCCAGACTGACCTGCTGGTACGGAGCGCTGCCCTACACCTACTCCCACTCCACCATGGCTGCAAACACGCAG TGGCATCCTCTGCTGGCCTCCGTTCGCCAGGCGGTGGAGCAGGCGAGCGGCCGCACCTTCAACTCGCTGCTCTGCAACTTGTACCGGGACGGACACGACGGCATCGGCTGGCACAGCGACGACGAGGCCTCCTTGGGCGTCAAGCCCGTCATCGCTTCTCTCAGTCTGGGGGACACCAGAGTGTTCAGCCTCCGCAAGCAGCCTCCACCG GAGGAGAGTGGTGATTACACCTATGTGGAGAGGGTCCGGGTTGCTCTGAGTCACGGGACGCTTCTGCTGATGTCAGGAGCCACTCAGGATGATTGGCAG CATCAGGTGGCGAAGGAGTACCATGATCGAGGCCCACGCATCAACTTGACCTTCAGAACCATCCACGCCGAGCCAGAGGGCCACAGACCGGGGACAAAGCTGCGATTCACGGCCAAGTAA
- the c5h11orf96 gene encoding uncharacterized protein C11orf96 homolog — protein sequence MAAVRHMVLEPSGLHVLPTQLLASAMEEFPQQLPVPKGPARGKSRSRRSREARFKTQPVTFSEIAEVEEEGSSALEEERARRSFLQSLENLRRSTQTLHWPPAAHHSCTSAPTQASQDSSDSDSTQ from the coding sequence ATGGCTGCTGTGCGTCACATGGTTCTGGAGCCCTCCGGCCTCCACGTCCTGCCAACCCAGCTCTTGGCCTCAGCCATGGAGGAGTTCCCTCAGCAGCTGCCTGTTCCCAAAGGTCCGGCGAGGGGCAAGAGCCGCTCCCGCCGATCCCGCGAGGCTCGCTTCAAAACGCAGCCGGTCACCTTTTCCGAGATTGCAGAGGTAGAAGAAGAAGGTTCCTcggccctggaggaggagagggcacGGCGTTCCTTCCTGCAGTCCCTGGAGAACCTGCGGCGGAGCACGCAGACCCTCCATTGGCCACCGGCTGCCCATCACAGCTGCACATCTGCACCCACACAGGCCAGCCAGGACTCCAGCGATTCCGACTCCACCCAGTGA
- the e2f4 gene encoding transcription factor E2F4: MMELESASNRGELGAVGDSLQPQTPSRHEKSLGLLTTKFVTLLQEAKDGVLDLKAAADTLAVRQKRRIYDITNVLEGIGLIEKKSKNSIQWKGVGPGCNTREIADKLIELKAELDDLALREHELDQQRVWVQQSIKNVKDDSNNSPMAYIKHEDLCGAFKGDTLLAIRAPIGTQLEVPMPESVLNGQRKYQIRLKSSAGPIEVLLVNKDPSSASPVVLPVPPPDDVLQSLSAPTAASQLSKAALTTSTKLVPSTSTVASSQTASVTEVTSSTPLSLTTGTPAPVTQQLQSSASLDGSVPSAAFEPIKSDPSELLDFPKELSDMFDPTKEIMSGDLLEDLMSSEVFSPLLRLSPPPSDHDYIYNLDETEGLCDLFDVPILNL; encoded by the exons ATGATGGAGCTGGAGTCGGCCAGTAACAGGGGAGAACTGGGAGCCGTGGGGGACTCCCTGCAGCCGCAGACCCCCAGCAGGCACGAGAAGAGCCTCGGCCTCCTCACGACCAAGTTCGTGACTTTACTGCAGGAGGCGAAGGACGGCGTGTTGGATCTGAAAGCG GCTGCAGACACGTTGGCAGTGCGGCAGAAACGGCGCATATATGATATCACAAATGTGTTGGAGGGAATCGGACTGATAGAGAAGAAGTCAAAGAACAGCATTCAGTGGAA aggtGTAGGTCCAGGCTGTAACACCAGAGAGATTGCAGATAAGCTGATCGAACTGAAGGCAGAGCTGGATGACCTGGCTCTGAGGGAACACGAGTTGGACCAGCAAAGAGTCTGGGTCCAACAGAGCATCAAGAATGTCAAAGACGACTCTAACAACAGCCC GATGGCGTATATAAAACACGAAGACCTTTGTGGGGCTTTCAAAG GTGACACACTGCTTGCGATTCGTGCACCCATTGGCACACAACTAGAGGTCCCCATGCCAGAATCG GTCCTTAATGGACAAAGGAAGTACCAGATCCGTCTCAAGAGTTCAGCTGGGCCCATTGAAGTTTTGCTGGTCAATAAGGACCCGTCCAGTGCCTCTCCTGTTGTTTTACCAGTCCCTCCTCCAGATGATGTCCTTCAAAGCCTCTCGGCACCCACCGCTGCCTCCCAG CTCTCCAAAGCAGCTCTTACAACTTCGACAAAGCTTGTTCCATCCACATCTACAGTAGCCAGCAGCCAGACTGCCTCGGTGACAG AAGTGACGAGCTCCACGCCACTATCCCTAACAACGGGCACGCCCGCTCCGGTTACTCAGCAGCTCCAGTCCTCTGCCTCTTTGGATGGATCTGTACCCTCTGCAGCTTTTGAACCAATTAAATCCGATCCATCTGAAT TGCTGGACTTTCCCAAAGAGCTCTCTGATATGTTTGATCCAACCAAAG AGATCATGAGTGGAGACCTGTTGGAAGACTTGATGTCATCAGAAG TGTTCTCgcctctcctccgtctgtctcctccacCCAGCGACCACGACTACATATACAACTTGGATGAGACAGAAGGCCTCTGTGACCTCTTTGACGTCCCCATTCTCAACCTCTGA
- the ferry3 gene encoding ferry endosomal RAB5 effector complex subunit 3 — translation MKKNKSKAKATVEKEFVFEFKAGKHDCVLKVPLQFPVQENISDLHGRLMLLHKIPCYLENELKTSLFNFIEKETISDYDREAELALLRLTRSDIDVNQLANAWARSYLETTLEHARPEEPSWDEDFACVYHKLIHSPASDTLLNLEHNYFVSISELISERDMEMKKLQERQAAEMKKVMHELGNTLSDQDVNTVAAQHFDAQQVLENKWTCELKQVSGIQKQEYQEWVIKLHQDLQRSTNSSEINEEIKVQPSQQSEAIDFGARMFEEQPQLEESFTIHLGAQLKTMHNLRLLRADVLDFCKHRRHGSGGAKLRRLQTALSVYSSSLCGLVLLVDNRVTSYSGIKRDFATVAKECTDFHFPCLEEQLDEVQQVLLYARAQRSSKHKEPPEIPKNGGDDKNKNVERHASNILPGEFYISRHSNLSEVHVVFHLCVDDNVRSGNITARDPAIMGLRNILKVCCTHDVTTVTVPLLLVHDMSDEMTIPWCIKRAELVFKCVKGFMMEMASWDGGISRTVQFLVPKSISDEMFYQLSNMLPEIFRVSSTLTLTSKH, via the exons atgaagaagaataaaagcaaGGCGAAGGCTACTGTTGAGAAAGAGTTCGTGTTTGAGTTCAAGGCAGGAAAACACGATTGTGTCCTCAAAGTGCCGCTTCAGTTTCCTGTTCAAGAGAACATTAGTGACCTTCACGGACGCCTCATGCTGCTTCACAAAATACCCTGCTACCTAGAAAATG AGCTGAAAACCTCACTTTTCAACTTCATTGAGAAGGAGACCATCTCAGACTATGACAGAGAGGCAGAGCTGGCCCTACTGAGACTCACAAGAAGCGACATAGATGTAAACCAGCTCGCCAATGCATGGGCCAGGTCTTACTTGGAG ACGACACTGGAGCATGCGCGGCCAGAGGAGCCCAGCTGGGATGAGGACTTTGCCTGCGTTTACCACAAGTTGATTCACTCCCCTGCCTCGGATACCCTTCTCAACCTGGAGCACAACTATTTTGTCAGCATCTCCGAGCTCATCAGTGAGAGAGATATGGAAATGAAGAAGCTTCAGGAGAG GCAGGCTGCTGAAATGAAAAAAGTTATGCATGAGCTGGGGAACACTTTGAGTGACCAGGATGTAAACACAGTTGCAGCTCAACACTTTGATGCCcaacag GTGTTGGAGAACAAGTGGACCTGCGAGCTGAAACAAGTTAGCGGCATTCAGAAGCAGGAGTATCAGGAGTGGGTCATCAAGCTGCACCAGGACCTGCAGAGATCTACCAACAGCAGCGAAATTAA TGAGGAGATTAAGGTGCAGCCCAGCCAACAGTCAGAGGCCATAGACTTTGGGGCGAGGATGTTCGAGGAGCAgcctcagctggaggagagtttCACCATACATTTAG GAGCACAATTGAAGACGATGCACAATCTGAGGCTTCTCCGGGCGGATGTGCTGGACTTCTGCAAGCACCGACGGCATGGCAGCGGTGGAGCAAAGCTGAGGCGGCTCCAGACGGCCCTCTCGGTCTACTCCTCGTCTCTCTGTGGTCTGGTGTTGTTGGTTGACAACAGAGTCACCTCCTACAGCGGCATCAAGAGAG ACTTTGCAACTGTGGCAAAGGAGTGTACAGACTTCCACTTCCCTtgtctggaggagcagctggatgaGGTGCAGCAGGTGTTGCTTTATGCCAGAGCCCAGAGAAGCAGCAAGCATAAAGAACCACCCG AAATTCCAAAGAATGGAGGAGATGATAAGAATAAAAATGTTGAGAGACATGCATCTAATATCTTACCAG GCGAGTTTTATATCTCCCGGCACTCCAACCTGTCAGAGGTTCATGTTGTGTTCCACTTGTGTGTGGATGACAACGTGCGTTCAGGGAACATCACGGCCCGGGACCCGGCAATCATGGGTTTGAGAAACATCCTGAAGGTCTGTTGTACACATGACGTCACCACGGTAACCGTACCTCTCCTGCTGGTCCACGACATGTCAGAC GAGATGACCATCCCGTGGTGTATTAAGAGAGCTGAGCTTGTTTTCAAATGTGTTAAAG GCTTCATGATGGAAATGGCCTCATGGGATGGAGGGATATCCCGCACAGTCCAGTTTCTAGTGCCAAAG AGTATCTCAGACGAGATGTTCTACCAACTGAGCAACATGCTGCCTGAAATCTTCCGTGTCTCCTCCACACTGACTCTCACCTCAAAGCACTGA
- the zgc:77158 gene encoding solute carrier family 45 member 3 produces MPGWRSQWHLVLLNSLTCGLEICVAAGITYVPPLLLEAGVEERYMTMVLGIGPVFGLLFIPLIGSASDHCSSRYGRRRPFIWLLSLGVLLSLVIIPHADVLAAHLAWGGRTLQVAFLILGVGLLDFCGQVCFTVLEALLSDLYQDEEGCGRAFSMFSFMVSLGGCVGYLLPALDWSRCLLSVYLGGQAKCLFFLLILIFVSSLLITTKVSEEPLCVSGGLVGSGSLLESGAGAMEAGRCCVPHSCCYLLKCKLRLLKSGPLLCLLRTCWSMTPTIYRSYCHIPRVMRQLCVAQLCSWMAVMSFMLFYTDFVGEGLYDGVPSALPGSVSKQRYDEGIRMGSLGLFMQCATSTFFSLVMSRLVHRFGSRWVYLSSMASFTVSALVICLSKSVVLVTIMAALTGYAYATLQTLPYTLICHYHKEKEIYMPKRKPKSMHRSSIATKRDSAYFPPVEEEGGLNHKTINPYGNSFLGQDSYEYYTGPHSQNGSSHSPGDTEQEEAEPSFEKRGVGLDFAILDSTFLLSQVFPSLFMGMIVQFAQSVIAYIASSAIFGAIAIFLANQIIFDQKDLRS; encoded by the exons ATGCCTGGATGGAGGTCTCAGTGGCATCTCGTACTGCTGAACTCCTTGACCTGTGGCCTGGAGATCTGCGTGGCAGCTGGGATCACATACGTGCCCCCACTGCTTCTGGAGGCCGGAGTGGAGGAGCGCTACATGACCATGGTACTAG GTATTGGACCAGTGTTTGGCCTCCTATTCATCCCTCTTATTGGCTCAGCCAGTGaccactgcagcagcagatacGGCAGGCGTCGGCCTTTCATCTGGCTCCTGTCTTTGGGGGTCCTTCTGTCTCTTGTCATCATTCCCCATGCAGATGTACTGGCTGCACACCTTGCCTGGGGCGGCCGTACTCTCCAG GTGGCCTTCCTCATCCTTGGGGTGGGGCTCCTTGACTTTTGTGGACAAGTGTGCTTCACAGTGCTGGAGGCTCTGCTGTCGGACTTGTATCAGGATGAAGAGGGCTGCGGCCGAGCCTTTTCCATGTTCTCCTTCATGGTCAGCTTGGGAGGCTGCGTGGGTTATCTGTTACCCGCACTGGACTGGAGTCGTTGCTTGCTCTCCGTTTACTTGGGAGGCCAGGCCAAGtgcctcttctttctcctcatcctcatcttcgtATCCAGTCTGCTAATCACCACCAAGGTGTCTGAGGAACCCCTGTGCGTCAGCGGTGGATTGGTGGGGTCCGGATCATTGCTGGAGTCCGGCGCTGGGGCGATGGAGGCCGGCCGGTGCTGCGTGCCACACTCGTGCTGCTACCTGCTAAAGTGCAAGCTGAGGCTGCTGAAGTCTGGACCCCTGCTTTGCCTGCTGAGAACGTGCTGGTCCATGACGCCGACCATCTACAGGAGCTACTGTCACATCCCGCGGGTGATGAGACAGCTGTGTGTGGCTCAGCTCTGCAGCTGGATGGCCGTCATGTCGTTCATGCTTTTCTACACAGACTTTGTCGGGGAAGGCCTCTACGACGGCGTACCCAGCGCGTTACCAGGAAGCGTGTCCAAGCAGAGATATGATGAAG gcaTCCGTATGGGCAGTCTGGGCCTTTTCATGCAGTGCGCTACCTCAACCTTCTTCTCTCTGGTCATGAGTCGTTTGGTTCACCGTTTTGGCTCGCGGTGGGTTTACTTGAGCAGCATGGCGAGCTTCACAGTCTCTGCTTTGGTCATCTGCCTGTCCAAAAGTGTGGTCTTGGTCACTATCATGGCGGCCCTCACCGGTTATGCATACGCCACATTGCAGACTCTGCCCTACACACTCATCTGCCATTATCACAAAGAGAAAGAG ATTTATATGCCCAAAAGGAAACCCAAAAGCATGCATCGAAGCAGTATAGCAACAAAGCGGGACTCTGCGTATTTTCCCCCTGTGGAAGAGGAAGGTGGCCTGAACCACAAAACGATAAATCCCTATGGGAACTCCTTCTTGGGCCAGGACAGTTATGAGTACTACACCGGTCCGCACAGCCAGAACGGTTCGTCTCACAGCCCCGGCGACACCGAACAAGAGGAGGCCGAGCCAAGTTTTGAGAAGCGCGGTGTGGGTTTGGACTTTGCCATCTTAGACAgcaccttcctcctctctcaggtTTTCCCCTCCCTCTTTATGGGCATGATTGTTCAGTTTGCACAGTCCGTTATTGCCTATATTGCCTCCTCGGCCATATTTGGCGCCATTGCCATCTTCTTGGCCAATCAAATCATATTTGACCAAAAGGATCTTAGAAGCTGA